The sequence CGCCCATAAGACCGGCACTTCGGGCACCCACAGAGGCTTGACGCGCACCACCAACGATATCGGGATCATTACGCTGCCGGATGGTCGGCACCTGGCCGTCGCCGTCTTCGTTTCCGATTCGCCGGCAGACGAAGCGACGCGTGAAGGCGTGATCGCCGGTATCGCTCGCGCCGCATGGGAGTTCTGGACGGCGGCGCGCTAATCGCCGCCGGCGTGAAGGTCATTGCGACGGCGTTGCATGGTAAGTGCGGCGCGCGCGCACGACCGCGTCGGGGTGAGCGACCTGAACGGTCAAACGATGAACCGCAGCGCCTGCCGGCTCGCCGCTCGGATAAAAGCCGAGGCGGTACTGGTGGCGCAGCTCATCGGCGATCAGGTCGAAGGTCTTCTTGAGGTCGGTCACTTCGCCGCTGTAAAAGCGACCGGCTGAGGCGTCGGCGAGCTGGCCTAGATAATCCGCCGCCTGCTCGTTATTGCGCTCGGCGCGCTCGCGGCGGCGCTCGCGGCGCTCGTTGTTCGGGCCGCGGCGCGGCAGCGAGTCCCCGAAGATGCCGCCACGCCGCCCGAAGCCGCCCCGCCCGAAGCCGCCCCGCCGATTGTCGAAACGCGGCGCGAACCCCGTGCGATAAAAGATGGTGTAGATCATCGCGCCCGATTCCTGCGCCGCTTCGAGCGATTCGACCTCGCTGACTGCGCTGCCGTGATCCTTCCCGTCCGTCAGCAAGACAATGGCTTTGCGCCCTTCGACGTGGCGCAGCGAATCATTCGCCGCTTTAATGACGGCATCGCGCAGCACTGTGCCGGCGTACGCGCCAATCTCTGCGCGCTTGACCGCCTGCTCCAGCGCCCGGCGGTCGGCGGTGAGCGGACTCAACAGGTGAACGTCATAGTCGAAGCTCACGATCACCGCCCGGTCTTGCGGACGCAGCCGCTTGATGAAACTCAGGGCGGCGTCCTTAATGTCGCCCAGCACATCGCGGGTGCTAAGACTGGTGTCGAGCAGCAAAGCGACATTGAGCGGCTCTTCTGTGGCTTCAAAGACGGCGATGGGTTGTTTGACGTGATCGCTGTAGAGCGTGAAATCTTCGGCGCGCAGGCCGCTCAGGTAGCGCCCGTTGCGGTCGCTGACGATCACCGGCACGCTGACGAGCGTGGCTTTGAGCTTAATGCCATCTTGCTCTGTCGGCGGCTGTGCGGCGGCGCTGCCGGCACGTGCGACGACAACTAGAAAGGCGGCCAGCGCGAGGGGCAAAATTCGGTTATTCATTGTTACGCCTTGGAGGGGTTCTTACATCAGTGCCGTAGGAGCGCAATGTTTATAGAAAGTGATGAGTAATGTCAGCAAGCTCCGTAGGAGCGCAATGCTGACATTACGCTCCTACGGAGCTTGCTCCAACTACTTACCTCTAGCTATAAACATTGCGCTCCTACGGAGCTGGGCGGTTTCCAACACAACACGAATCAACTTAGCCGCGGATCAATCCCTTGAAGCTCGCCGGATTCGGTTTGTAGCCAGGGAAGATCGCGTCCAGATTGGTCGCGCCCATGTGACGCGCGGCAACCTCGGCGAAGACGTCGCGGAAGTCTGTCGTCAATCGCAGGTCGCGGCCTTCGTATAACTGCTCGGTCGCAAGGCCGGGCCATTCGCCATACACCTTGCCGCCCTTGACCGCGCCGCCGAGCGCGAAAGCGACGCTGGCGTGGCCGTGGTCGGTGCCGCCCGAGCCGTTCTGCCGAATGGTGCGTCCAAACTCGGTCATCGTCAGAATCACCACATTGCGCATACGGTCGCCGAGGTCTTGATAAAGCGCCGCGATGCCCTGGCCAAAATCCTGCAAGCGATTGGCGAGCTGGCCGCGCGCATTGCCTTGATTGGCGTGGGTGTCCCAGCCGCCGACATCCGTGAAAGCGACTTCGACGCCGATGTCGGATTTGATCAACTGGGCGATTTGCAGCAACGCCTGACCGAACGGCGAGCGCGGATAGCTGGCACCGCTGGCCGGCTGGTACTGCTGCGGGTTCGCCTTCTTCAACATCTTCACCGCTTCAAATGCCTCTTTGCCGGTGCCGTGCAACACGTCGCTCATGTTCTGCGCGTAGAGCTCTTCAAAGCCTTTGGCGACCTGCCCGTTGCCCTGCCCTGCGCGAACGCCGAAGTCGCCGATGTTGGTCATGGCGATGGCCGGCGCGTTACCCAGCAACGTGCGCGGCAAATTGGCGGTCAGCGACACGGCGCGGAACGGCGTCGCCTTCGGGTCGCGCTTGGCCTGCAAGTAGCGGTTCAGCCAGCCGTCTGATGTCCCTTTGTTGCCCGGCGTCGCCGATTCCATGTAATCCTGCGCATCGAAGTGCGAGCGCGTGTTATCAGGCGAGCCGACGGCGTGAATGATCGCCAACTGGCCGGCGGCGTAGAGCGGCTTGAAGGGCGCCAGCGCCGGGTGCAAGCCGAAGTAGCCGTCCAGATCAATCGCCGTATCAGTGCTGCCGCTCTTGGGCTGCGGGACGGCAATGTTCGGGCGCACGCTGTAGTAATTCTTATCGCCGAAGGGCACCACCGCCGAGATGCCATCCATCGCGCCGCGCTGAAAGATAGCGATGATGATCGGGCGGTCTTTGCCGCTGCCGGCAAGCGTCTGGCCAAGCGCCGTGCGCTTCAGAAAAGACGGGGCCGCCGCCAGACTGACCATCGCCAGACTCGATGACTTTAAGAAGAATCTCCGTGTTACTGACATAGCTTTACTCCTGGGTGACGAGTGACAAGACCACGCCTTCCACTGTCCCTCTTGTCACTCGTCACTTGTCACTGTTTACCTTCTTTGAAACTCCGGCGAGCCGAGCACCAGGCCGAAGACTTTGGCGATCTCCTGCTCTCGCGGCGTTAGCACCGCCAGCGGCTCATTGCGAAATGCCTGCCGGTTCTCGCGCCCTCGCGGGAAATCGTACTTAGCGACCTTGTCGCCTTTGCCCGGCCGCTGCGGCATCGAGCCGTCAGCCAGAAGCGCCTCGCCGGTCTCGGCCATCATCGCGTCGTTCGGCTTGCGCTCCGGCACAAACTCGCCTTTGACGGGCACGCCTTCGGTCATCTGCTTCTCGAGCACGGCGCGCGTCTGCGGCGACACGTCCTTGTTGAGCAACAGGGCGATGGCTTGATCGAGCGTCTGCGTCGTGTCCTTGCCTGCCGTCTCGGGCGCGATACGCTTGAGATCAACGGTCGTGCCCCGGAGCTTATTCGCGCTCAGCGCCAGGCCGAAGTTCAAACGCTCAAGCAGCGCGCCGGTGTTGACCCACTGCTCGGCTTTGTCCGGGTAGCCGGTCGGCGGCTGGTAGCGATAGAGCGGCTGGCCCATCTTCGAGATGAACTGCGTCACCATCATCGGGTTGTTCATCTCGCCGCCGACGGCGCGGATCGCCGACACCGCCAGCTCGAACGGCGATTTGATCTTGGCGCGGTATGCCTCTTTCGCGTAGAACTCCGGCGACGTGAAGATGGCGCGCAGCATTTCGCGGATGTCGCCGTCGCTCTTCAGATAAACTTGCGCGACGCGATCCACGAGCGCCGGCGGCGGCGTGTCGCTGACGAAGCGCCGCACCAGCTTGGTCGAGATGAATTTCGCGGTGCTGGGATGATGCGCCAGAATGTCAATCACCATCTCGCCGTCTTTGATGCCGCCGCCGGCAGGAATCTTGTGGCCGAGCACCATCTTTTCGCCGTCGTCATGCATGAACGGGCGGAAGACGAAGCCGCCGCCGCGACGCGGTTGCACAATCGTCCAGCCGGTCAGGCAGCGCGCCACTTCCTGCACGTCTTTCTGCGTGTAGCCCCCTTCGACGCCGAGCGTGTGCAGCTCCATCAATTCGCGCGCATAGTTCTCGTTGATGCCGGGCTTGCGCTTGGCGAACTGCTGCGCCGCCTGGGCGCGGCGCTGCTGTTGCTCCGGGCTCATCTGGCCCGACGGGCTATTCGGCTGGCCGAAGCCGCCGAGCCGAGCCGCCCGCTGCAAACGACCTTGCTGGCCGGCTCCCGCGCGACCGGGCAGCTTGGCGTCGGGCGAGCTCGATTGAAAATTGTCGAGATAGAAGAGCATCGCCGGGCTTTTCGCGGTCGCCAGCAGCAAGTCCTGGAACTTGCCGAAGGTGTGCGGGCGAATGGCGCTCATCTCGAAATCGGTGGTCAGTATCTTATCGGCGCCCTTCGGCCAGAAGATGTTGAAGTGGTTGTACCAGAAGTCGGCCATCACTTCCTGCAACTGGCGCTCGCTGTAGACGGCGCGGATCAGCTTCTGCTGCATCAGGTCTTGCAGCAACACTTGCGGCGGCTTGAGGCCATGCTCGCGGTAATACTCCATGACCATCTGCCGGTTCTCTTGCTTGCTCAGATCGAGCTGCGCGTCAGCGGCCTGATTGGCCGGCGCGTTGTCGCCGTTCGGGCTCGCCTGCGGGGCAGGCATCGCCTTTGGCGCGGCATTCTTGCCCTTCAAGCCAAGCTCGCGGGCGATCATGCCGGGCTCCGGGTATTTCTCGGCCAGCTCAGACAGTCCCATATGAATTGATTCAATATTCTTAAGCCGCGCCTCGACCGCCGCGTCCTCAAGCCGTTCGGGGTGAAGCTGCTGATCGATGAACTTGTCTATGCCGATCTGCCGGACGCGCTCGACATCGCCGGGACGCGGGCCGAAGCCGATGCGGTTGAGCAGGTGAATGATCTTCTGATCTTCAGTCAATGCCGTCGTCTTGGCGGCTTTCGCGCGGCTATCGCCAAAGGCCGGCGCCAGCGCGCCGAAGCCGAGGGTTGCGGCCATCACGATGGCCATCAGCCTTGAAGCCGCGCGCCACCCCGCGGCAGTTCGTATCAATGAGTTCTTTTCAGGTTTCATGGTTTACGTCCTCTGATGCTGCGAATTAATTTGATGAAGGAATCGGCGCATGGATTGCCCGCGATCACGCACCGCCCGGATTAAATAGCTTACTCCTTGAAGGCCCCCTACGCGACTTGCTGCCCTGGTTCCTTCGCCGGTTTTCGCGCATTCAGTAGCTAAGACGCGAGATGTTTTGAAATAGTTTGGAAAAGTGATTCTCCTGTTACGTCCATCCGAGCGGACGGAGATGATTGAAGTTGATTACATCAACGCCCTTGCTGCCAAGCAACTGTGATAATTTAAAATCATCTGTAAGGACTAGATAATTGCCTTCAGAAACTGTCCATATTCCGACATCGGTCAGCCCTATTTTGACAAACTCAGCGTGCCCGGCTATTTTCTGACTCTCGACGTACTCTTCCTCCAGAAGTTTGATACCTTCTGCAAAAGTCCGAAAATAAGAGCTTCTTGCAGGCTCGCCAAGCTGGCCAGAGAGATTGGTCACCTCAGTCAATATGTTGGGGGTTGTGACGAGTTTATTGAAAGGGCGCAGGAGAACGACGAGAAGATCGTAATCTTCAATTGTAAACTGTACAGTCCGCTTAAAATTCCTGATCAGATTCTGGTCGTAACTGCCGATAAAAAGCAAAAGCAGAATATTCGTGTCGATGAGCAGTCCCTTCTGTGAATAACGCGCAATCAGTTGTTCAGTATGGCCAATCATGCCGCTCGCATCTTCATAGACTTAACTTGGCCTGTGGCTGAATCGATTTGAAATACCTTGTACTCTCTTTGGTATTTCTGGGGCCCAGCCCCTGATCCACTAATCTTCCAAATTGTTTCACTAAGCTTCCCCATAGGGTCTGTTGAATATATTAGCCGGGAAAACCCTATTGTCACATACCAAAATTTCTCATCATCAGATAGCACGACCTCTTCAAGCAATATATCTTGAAGGGTGCTCATATCATATAACTTTCCCAGATAATCTAGAGCGATGTCTACTGCCTCTTTTACGTCAATCATTTGATCACCATTTTAAACCTCTCAGAACGTGCGGTGGCAATTTTAGCTCCAACTCTTCGAGCCGCACAACTACATTGTCTGATTTGCTCATCCAGGTATTTCTCTACTTAAACGCCAGGAGCACGCCGCCGTCAAGCTGGCGCGCGGCGTGCTCCAGGTGCGCCGTGGCGCGGGCGTTGATCGTTTCGACGTGGCGATAACGAATGCCGCGCACGCGCTGGTAGAGGCGAATCTTCAAGTTCGCCACTTCGCTGTTGATGCAGTAGAGCGCCTCGCCGTCAGGGTCGCGGTATTCGGCTTGAATCATGTCGCGCAAGCGGCATTGCGCCACGCCTTCGATGTGCAGCCGCGTGTTTGAAGCGGTAAATGACCAGTAGCCCATCCCCAGGCTGCGCTTCCACTGCTCGGACAGGCGCAGTCGCGTGAACCGATGCTCCTGGCCGCGGTGCCGCAGGTACAGAGACTGCATCGGCGGCAAGGTCTTGCCGGCGCGGCGCGGGCGCGCCGCCAGCCCTTCAAAGACCGTGCCCGCATGCCCTTCAAAGGCGTTGGCGTGAACCCAAACCCACTCGTCCACATGCTTGCGGCCCCAGAGGTGCGACTGGCAGCCCGGCTCGTCTTCGATGACAAACTCGCGCTCGTCAATCGTGACCGTCCCCGTAAAGCGCGTGTCGAGGTTCGGCGAGCAGACAAAAGACGAGGGCCGCACGAGGTTGACCAGCATCGGCGGCACGTGATGATAAGTGCGCGGGTTCGGTTGATAGCGCAAATCCCATGCGATAGAGCGGCCCGCCTGTTCGACGCGGCCCCGTGCCTGCGAGCAGGTGAATTCGCCGTCGCCGAGGCGCAGCCGGAAGGCTTCGTCCCCGGCGACCGTCAGATGCTCGATGGCATATTCTTGCTTCAGTCCGAGGTTGGCCGAGGAGTTGGCGCGGTCAAACGCCGCCGCCCAGAGCGCGGCGCGCGGCTCGTGGTCGAGCGGCGCTTCGATGCAGTAGCGGAACCAGAAGCCCCGCCGCGTGGCGCGCTGATTCAGCGTCAGGAACCACACCTCGTAATGATTGGCGTTGCGGCGATTCCAGCGACAGAGGTTGTCGGCCTCGT comes from Blastocatellia bacterium and encodes:
- a CDS encoding DUF1501 domain-containing protein; the encoded protein is MSVTRRFFLKSSSLAMVSLAAAPSFLKRTALGQTLAGSGKDRPIIIAIFQRGAMDGISAVVPFGDKNYYSVRPNIAVPQPKSGSTDTAIDLDGYFGLHPALAPFKPLYAAGQLAIIHAVGSPDNTRSHFDAQDYMESATPGNKGTSDGWLNRYLQAKRDPKATPFRAVSLTANLPRTLLGNAPAIAMTNIGDFGVRAGQGNGQVAKGFEELYAQNMSDVLHGTGKEAFEAVKMLKKANPQQYQPASGASYPRSPFGQALLQIAQLIKSDIGVEVAFTDVGGWDTHANQGNARGQLANRLQDFGQGIAALYQDLGDRMRNVVILTMTEFGRTIRQNGSGGTDHGHASVAFALGGAVKGGKVYGEWPGLATEQLYEGRDLRLTTDFRDVFAEVAARHMGATNLDAIFPGYKPNPASFKGLIRG
- a CDS encoding DUF1800 domain-containing protein, encoding MKPEKNSLIRTAAGWRAASRLMAIVMAATLGFGALAPAFGDSRAKAAKTTALTEDQKIIHLLNRIGFGPRPGDVERVRQIGIDKFIDQQLHPERLEDAAVEARLKNIESIHMGLSELAEKYPEPGMIARELGLKGKNAAPKAMPAPQASPNGDNAPANQAADAQLDLSKQENRQMVMEYYREHGLKPPQVLLQDLMQQKLIRAVYSERQLQEVMADFWYNHFNIFWPKGADKILTTDFEMSAIRPHTFGKFQDLLLATAKSPAMLFYLDNFQSSSPDAKLPGRAGAGQQGRLQRAARLGGFGQPNSPSGQMSPEQQQRRAQAAQQFAKRKPGINENYARELMELHTLGVEGGYTQKDVQEVARCLTGWTIVQPRRGGGFVFRPFMHDDGEKMVLGHKIPAGGGIKDGEMVIDILAHHPSTAKFISTKLVRRFVSDTPPPALVDRVAQVYLKSDGDIREMLRAIFTSPEFYAKEAYRAKIKSPFELAVSAIRAVGGEMNNPMMVTQFISKMGQPLYRYQPPTGYPDKAEQWVNTGALLERLNFGLALSANKLRGTTVDLKRIAPETAGKDTTQTLDQAIALLLNKDVSPQTRAVLEKQMTEGVPVKGEFVPERKPNDAMMAETGEALLADGSMPQRPGKGDKVAKYDFPRGRENRQAFRNEPLAVLTPREQEIAKVFGLVLGSPEFQRR
- a CDS encoding tocopherol cyclase family protein; the encoded protein is MTVSLKPASDVAANEADNLCRWNRRNANHYEVWFLTLNQRATRRGFWFRYCIEAPLDHEPRAALWAAAFDRANSSANLGLKQEYAIEHLTVAGDEAFRLRLGDGEFTCSQARGRVEQAGRSIAWDLRYQPNPRTYHHVPPMLVNLVRPSSFVCSPNLDTRFTGTVTIDEREFVIEDEPGCQSHLWGRKHVDEWVWVHANAFEGHAGTVFEGLAARPRRAGKTLPPMQSLYLRHRGQEHRFTRLRLSEQWKRSLGMGYWSFTASNTRLHIEGVAQCRLRDMIQAEYRDPDGEALYCINSEVANLKIRLYQRVRGIRYRHVETINARATAHLEHAARQLDGGVLLAFK
- a CDS encoding VWA domain-containing protein, with the protein product MNNRILPLALAAFLVVVARAGSAAAQPPTEQDGIKLKATLVSVPVIVSDRNGRYLSGLRAEDFTLYSDHVKQPIAVFEATEEPLNVALLLDTSLSTRDVLGDIKDAALSFIKRLRPQDRAVIVSFDYDVHLLSPLTADRRALEQAVKRAEIGAYAGTVLRDAVIKAANDSLRHVEGRKAIVLLTDGKDHGSAVSEVESLEAAQESGAMIYTIFYRTGFAPRFDNRRGGFGRGGFGRRGGIFGDSLPRRGPNNERRERRRERAERNNEQAADYLGQLADASAGRFYSGEVTDLKKTFDLIADELRHQYRLGFYPSGEPAGAAVHRLTVQVAHPDAVVRARRTYHATPSQ
- a CDS encoding PIN domain-containing protein; this translates as MIGHTEQLIARYSQKGLLIDTNILLLLFIGSYDQNLIRNFKRTVQFTIEDYDLLVVLLRPFNKLVTTPNILTEVTNLSGQLGEPARSSYFRTFAEGIKLLEEEYVESQKIAGHAEFVKIGLTDVGIWTVSEGNYLVLTDDFKLSQLLGSKGVDVINFNHLRPLGWT